The following proteins are encoded in a genomic region of Chryseobacterium cucumeris:
- a CDS encoding helix-hairpin-helix domain-containing protein produces MMRKNYYRKLALMVTLLTVLLAYQKYTSREKEPFPEVTFIKDSSIRDLSDFDPNQLDKEQWLKLGFSEKQTATILKYKDMIGGKFTSKEQLKKCYAISEEKFSELASFILLPEVTEKKDPKGFSSYGKKEILVSAKFNPDQFSVHDWLKMGFSEKQAEAIIKYKNYLGGSFISKEKFKECFIISPENYSKIEPYLLLPAKTPENFRNFAKDNPVKSRIQYHIFDPNQLDLEGWKTLGFSEKQAITILNYRNRNLRGSFKSLDDLQKCFVISAEKFQEMKPYIKLQEKQQEKTDFSKTDLNTITFKQLIEFGLDEKSAGSIIGFRKKLGGFMNKQQILSTYNIDQDLVQKLISIAPLNTSDVPRYSLVNAPEEWLKNHPYFKYSADKIIFYRISNPDDKKIWKLLKLKPEYEERMKLYVK; encoded by the coding sequence ATGATGAGAAAAAACTATTACCGGAAACTGGCATTGATGGTCACATTGCTGACTGTTTTATTAGCCTATCAGAAATACACCAGTCGTGAAAAAGAACCTTTTCCTGAAGTTACCTTTATTAAAGATTCTTCAATACGGGATCTATCAGATTTTGATCCTAATCAACTGGACAAAGAACAGTGGCTGAAACTTGGATTTTCAGAGAAACAAACTGCTACTATCCTTAAGTATAAAGATATGATAGGAGGAAAATTTACTTCAAAAGAGCAGTTGAAAAAATGTTATGCTATTTCCGAAGAGAAATTCAGTGAACTTGCCTCTTTCATCTTACTTCCTGAAGTAACAGAAAAAAAGGATCCAAAAGGATTCTCTTCCTACGGAAAGAAAGAAATTCTGGTTTCAGCGAAATTCAATCCTGATCAGTTTTCTGTCCACGACTGGCTTAAGATGGGTTTCAGTGAAAAGCAGGCAGAAGCTATTATAAAGTATAAAAATTATCTCGGGGGAAGTTTTATCAGTAAGGAAAAGTTTAAAGAATGCTTCATCATTTCCCCGGAAAATTACAGCAAAATCGAACCTTATCTTTTGCTGCCGGCAAAAACTCCGGAAAACTTCAGGAATTTCGCGAAGGATAATCCTGTAAAATCCAGAATTCAATATCATATTTTTGATCCTAATCAACTGGACTTAGAGGGCTGGAAAACACTTGGATTCTCAGAAAAACAAGCAATCACAATCCTCAATTACCGGAACCGGAATTTAAGAGGAAGCTTTAAAAGCCTTGACGATCTGCAGAAATGTTTTGTGATTTCTGCTGAGAAATTTCAGGAAATGAAACCTTATATCAAACTTCAGGAAAAACAGCAGGAAAAAACAGACTTTTCAAAAACAGACCTTAATACCATTACGTTTAAACAGCTTATAGAATTCGGACTGGATGAAAAAAGTGCAGGTTCAATCATTGGTTTCAGAAAGAAACTGGGAGGCTTTATGAATAAGCAGCAAATTCTAAGTACTTACAACATCGATCAGGACCTGGTTCAGAAACTGATTTCAATAGCGCCATTGAATACATCAGATGTTCCCCGGTACTCATTAGTAAATGCACCGGAGGAATGGCTTAAAAATCATCCTTATTTCAAGTACTCAGCAGATAAAATCATATTCTACAGGATTAGTAATCCAGATGATAAAAAAATATGGAAACTTTTAAAACTGAAACCTGAGTATGAAGAAAGAATGAAATTATATGTAAAATAA
- the rluF gene encoding 23S rRNA pseudouridine(2604) synthase RluF produces MEKTRINKYLSEAGYCSRRAADKLLEEGRIKINGKIPELGTKVSDEDLVEVDGKPIREPQEKPVYIVFNKPVGIVCTTDTKREKNNIVDYINHPKRIFPIGRLDKPSEGLILLTSDGDIVNKILRARNNHEKEYLVRVDKPITPKFLEKMRNGVPILDTVTKKCEVEKIDEMNFRIILTQGLNRQIRRMCEYLGYEVKKLKRIRIMNIKLDLPIGKWRDMTDEELNTLNSLLVDSSKTFD; encoded by the coding sequence ATGGAAAAGACACGTATTAATAAATATTTATCAGAAGCAGGGTACTGTTCGAGAAGAGCAGCAGATAAACTTTTGGAGGAAGGCAGAATTAAGATAAACGGGAAAATTCCTGAATTGGGAACCAAAGTTTCTGATGAGGATCTCGTAGAAGTAGACGGAAAACCCATCAGAGAGCCTCAGGAAAAACCTGTGTATATCGTTTTTAATAAACCGGTAGGAATCGTTTGTACTACCGATACCAAACGTGAAAAAAATAATATCGTAGATTATATCAACCACCCGAAAAGAATTTTTCCTATCGGAAGACTGGATAAACCTAGTGAAGGGCTTATTCTATTAACGAGTGACGGTGATATTGTCAATAAAATCCTGAGAGCTCGAAATAATCACGAGAAGGAATATCTGGTTCGTGTAGATAAGCCGATCACTCCAAAATTCCTGGAGAAAATGAGAAATGGAGTTCCTATCCTTGATACTGTGACTAAAAAATGTGAGGTAGAGAAGATTGATGAAATGAATTTCAGAATTATCCTTACCCAGGGACTGAACAGACAGATCCGGAGAATGTGCGAATATCTGGGGTATGAAGTTAAAAAACTCAAGAGAATCCGTATTATGAATATCAAACTTGATCTGCCGATAGGGAAATGGAGAGATATGACTGATGAGGAGCTTAATACCTTAAACTCTTTGCTGGTAGATTCCAGTAAAACATTTGATTAA
- the truB gene encoding tRNA pseudouridine(55) synthase TruB, whose amino-acid sequence MTAEELKSGYIFLLDKPLDWTSFQAVNKMKYKLKREFDLPKKFKIGHAGTLDPRATGLLIVCCGKFTKKIPEIQDAPKEYWTEIKIGVQTESYDTEKPEILHQDISHITEEQVKEVLEKFVGEIEQKPPVYSAIKIDGERAYNLARAGEEVEMKARKTTIHYIKDIKIDFPLVSFMVGCSKGTYIRSLAHDIGQELGVGAYLTQLRRTKIGDYAIEDATDQFLNNEYRFESL is encoded by the coding sequence ATGACTGCTGAAGAACTGAAATCAGGATACATTTTTTTATTGGACAAACCTTTGGACTGGACTTCCTTCCAGGCTGTCAATAAAATGAAATATAAACTTAAAAGGGAATTTGATCTTCCCAAGAAATTTAAAATCGGACACGCCGGAACTTTAGATCCCAGAGCAACCGGGCTTCTTATCGTCTGCTGTGGAAAATTTACAAAGAAAATTCCTGAAATTCAGGATGCTCCCAAAGAATATTGGACAGAGATCAAGATCGGTGTCCAGACAGAATCCTATGATACCGAAAAACCTGAAATTCTTCACCAGGATATCTCTCATATTACTGAAGAACAGGTAAAAGAAGTGCTGGAAAAATTTGTTGGGGAAATTGAACAGAAACCACCCGTTTATTCAGCGATTAAAATTGATGGCGAAAGAGCTTACAATCTTGCCAGAGCAGGTGAAGAAGTGGAAATGAAGGCAAGAAAAACAACCATCCATTATATCAAAGACATAAAAATCGATTTTCCTTTGGTGAGTTTCATGGTAGGCTGTTCAAAAGGAACATACATCAGAAGTCTGGCTCATGATATCGGGCAGGAACTGGGAGTAGGAGCTTATCTGACACAGCTGAGACGTACCAAAATTGGTGATTATGCCATTGAAGATGCTACAGATCAGTTCCTGAATAACGAGTACAGATTCGAAAGCCTATGA
- a CDS encoding undecaprenyl-diphosphate phosphatase, with translation MDLIKAIIIAIVEGLTEYLPISSTAHMGFTANLMGLEETEFLKMFQVSIQFGAILSVVVAYWKKFFDLNNIQFYFKLAFAVVPALVLGYLFDDKIEAVLGNQIAISSVLVLGGVVLLFADKWFRNPKIDDEKGITVRNAVTIGFWQCLAMMPGTSRSAASIIGGMAQGLTRKAAAEFSFFLAVPTMLAVTVYSVFVKTWGKETANPQKGYEMIMSSQDHIMIFVIGNIVAFIVALIAIKAFIGVLNKYGFKPWGWYRIFVGIALLIYFYFFK, from the coding sequence ATGGATTTAATCAAAGCAATTATTATTGCCATTGTAGAAGGGTTGACGGAATATCTTCCGATTTCCTCTACAGCACATATGGGATTTACTGCGAATCTTATGGGGTTGGAAGAAACAGAATTTTTAAAAATGTTTCAGGTGTCTATTCAGTTTGGAGCTATTCTATCTGTCGTAGTGGCATACTGGAAAAAGTTTTTTGACTTAAATAATATTCAGTTTTATTTTAAACTTGCATTTGCTGTAGTTCCGGCTTTGGTGTTGGGGTATTTATTCGATGATAAAATTGAAGCCGTTCTTGGGAACCAGATTGCGATCTCTTCTGTATTGGTGTTGGGTGGTGTAGTTTTATTGTTTGCAGATAAATGGTTCAGGAATCCTAAAATTGATGATGAAAAAGGAATTACCGTAAGAAATGCTGTTACCATTGGTTTCTGGCAGTGTCTTGCGATGATGCCGGGAACAAGCCGTAGTGCGGCCTCTATTATTGGAGGAATGGCACAAGGCCTTACCAGAAAGGCTGCTGCAGAATTTTCTTTTTTCCTTGCAGTCCCTACCATGCTTGCTGTAACCGTGTACTCAGTTTTTGTTAAGACCTGGGGAAAAGAAACCGCAAATCCGCAGAAAGGATATGAAATGATTATGTCTTCACAGGATCATATTATGATCTTTGTAATTGGAAATATCGTTGCATTTATTGTAGCACTTATTGCCATTAAAGCATTTATTGGTGTGCTTAACAAATATGGATTCAAACCTTGGGGCTGGTACCGTATTTTTGTAGGAATAGCTCTGTTGATTTATTTCTATTTCTTTAAATAA
- a CDS encoding DUF3098 domain-containing protein translates to MSKKTNKFSASDYGHEAEVPQENAFYFGQQNFKWMLIGLAFIVVGFLLMMGPDANTVDGKFDPNSWNDGIFSIRRIRIAPLFVVIGFAIEVYAILKRK, encoded by the coding sequence ATGAGCAAAAAAACAAATAAATTTTCTGCTTCAGACTACGGGCATGAAGCTGAAGTACCACAGGAAAACGCTTTCTATTTCGGACAGCAGAATTTCAAATGGATGCTGATCGGACTAGCCTTCATTGTAGTAGGATTTCTACTTATGATGGGACCTGATGCCAATACAGTAGACGGGAAATTTGATCCTAACTCATGGAATGACGGGATCTTTTCTATCAGAAGAATCAGAATAGCACCTTTGTTTGTTGTTATAGGATTTGCAATAGAAGTGTACGCGATCTTAAAAAGAAAATAA
- a CDS encoding cell division protein FtsX, whose translation MAKSVDEFNKKRLRSSNITVVISIALVLFLLGLMGLILINAQKYSDYIKEQLVVNAYFDENYDAKDSVKIAKLEEETFKKVQLLAPVKKATYISREMAAKEAKKSMGIDSDALFEENIFPSSIEVALKPEFVDPAKIDEAIKEIKSVPGIIDVKNDSTLMVDVYNNLSRILKWILGFSVLFLILAVVLINNSIRLKIFSKRFIIKTMQLVGAKRRFILKPFIVEAIILGAIGSVIGLLALGGVWYYFTSQIGSAFVQDNNQYFWLVILVLGVGIFISVLSTIFATWRFLKSNVDDLYYS comes from the coding sequence ATGGCTAAATCTGTAGATGAATTTAATAAGAAAAGGCTTCGGTCCAGCAATATTACAGTAGTGATAAGTATTGCCTTAGTGTTATTTTTGTTAGGATTAATGGGGCTTATTCTGATTAATGCCCAGAAGTATTCTGACTATATCAAAGAACAGTTGGTAGTGAATGCCTACTTTGATGAAAACTATGACGCTAAAGATTCTGTAAAAATTGCAAAACTTGAGGAAGAAACTTTTAAAAAGGTACAGTTATTAGCTCCTGTAAAAAAAGCGACTTATATTTCAAGAGAAATGGCGGCAAAAGAAGCCAAGAAAAGTATGGGAATCGACAGTGATGCATTGTTTGAGGAAAATATTTTCCCTTCTTCTATTGAAGTGGCTTTAAAGCCGGAGTTCGTAGATCCAGCAAAAATTGATGAAGCTATTAAAGAAATCAAATCCGTTCCCGGAATTATTGATGTTAAAAATGACAGTACTCTGATGGTAGATGTCTACAATAACCTGAGCAGAATCCTGAAATGGATCTTAGGATTTTCAGTCCTGTTCCTGATATTGGCAGTTGTATTGATCAACAACTCTATCCGTCTGAAAATATTCTCAAAGAGATTTATTATTAAAACAATGCAGCTGGTAGGAGCGAAAAGAAGATTTATCCTTAAACCTTTCATTGTGGAAGCTATTATTTTAGGAGCTATCGGTTCTGTAATAGGTCTTCTCGCTTTGGGCGGAGTCTGGTATTATTTCACCAGTCAGATTGGTTCTGCTTTCGTACAGGACAACAACCAGTACTTCTGGTTAGTAATCCTGGTACTGGGTGTTGGAATTTTTATTTCTGTCTTAAGTACCATTTTCGCTACATGGAGGTTCTTGAAATCAAACGTTGACGATTTATATTACTCTTAA
- the rsmA gene encoding 16S rRNA (adenine(1518)-N(6)/adenine(1519)-N(6))-dimethyltransferase RsmA: MSVKAKKHLGQHFLTDENIARKIVEGLSFESYNNIMEVGPGMGVLTKYLLEKDQNIYLAEIDTESIEYLKNNYAKVTEETFVGDFLKQDFSFIKDDQIAIIGNFPYNISSQILFQIVDHYQLIPEMVGMFQKEVAERTAAVPRTKDYGILSVLIQAYYDVSYMFTVHENVFNPPPKVKSGVIRLTRNPKEGLAGNEVLFKQIVKTGFNQRRKKLSNALKTLNIPEALKGHEFLDKRAEELSVADFIHFANLWKENQ; encoded by the coding sequence TTGAGTGTAAAAGCAAAAAAACATCTTGGACAGCACTTCCTGACAGATGAAAATATCGCAAGAAAAATCGTAGAAGGTCTTAGTTTTGAGAGCTATAACAACATCATGGAAGTAGGTCCCGGAATGGGCGTTCTTACCAAATATCTTCTTGAAAAGGATCAGAACATTTACCTTGCAGAAATAGACACGGAATCTATAGAATATCTGAAAAACAACTATGCAAAAGTAACTGAAGAAACTTTTGTAGGTGATTTTCTGAAGCAGGATTTCAGTTTTATCAAGGATGATCAGATTGCGATCATTGGTAATTTCCCTTATAACATTTCGTCACAGATTCTGTTTCAGATTGTAGACCATTACCAGCTGATCCCGGAAATGGTAGGAATGTTCCAGAAAGAGGTAGCGGAAAGAACGGCGGCTGTTCCGAGAACTAAAGATTATGGTATTCTTTCTGTTCTGATACAGGCTTATTATGATGTATCTTATATGTTTACGGTACATGAAAATGTCTTCAATCCTCCTCCAAAAGTAAAATCGGGAGTCATCAGGCTTACAAGAAACCCTAAAGAAGGGCTTGCGGGCAATGAAGTACTGTTTAAACAGATCGTGAAAACAGGTTTCAACCAAAGAAGAAAAAAGCTTTCCAATGCTTTAAAAACACTCAATATTCCTGAAGCCTTGAAAGGGCACGAATTTTTAGATAAGAGAGCAGAAGAACTGAGTGTAGCAGATTTTATACACTTTGCCAATCTGTGGAAAGAAAATCAATAA
- a CDS encoding choice-of-anchor L domain-containing protein, translating to MRRYLPLCLFFLVISTFLFSQNLPPRKHAKETPSNLSARAGAFIDVNAPQYPETAYTIEKMVKDVLISSGTNTCLTPNVTNVKITPNHAASEANRAWGYFHKAATNFPFKDGLILSTGYARRAGNTFEGGLSDVNGGGSDADLAQVIGVVESRLNDAVLLEFDFVPTTSQIKFNYLIASEEYTGSFPCTFADAFAILLRPTSGGPYVNMAVLPGGAGPVSITNIHPAIGTSCGAVNEQYFAGYNTGNVETNFNGRTIPLTATATVVAGQEYHFKMVIADYSDHSYDSAVFLEGGSFNIGVDLLDPAGTKLPSDINVCDNVPQVITASVNDPNLVYQWFFNGAPIPNATTNTITAIQPGTYTIEVSVPGNPCPGKASIQIHGGTTPQAQDATLLLCTTPDITTFDLSTIMPTISPTPGAIFKFYENQADAVAQNNNYIQTPLNYNGNDGQILYVLVSNGGFCSKIVELTLQKEATPTAKVKSSRIKICPGESVTLTAEGGDTYLWSNFMGTGNMQTVTLYQTTTFTVYAIGAKGCKSLNPATIRIEVTPEITSTLKDVEMCVGDVVTLDAGAGDGYKYLWSTGATTRKIDVDQWGIYSVEIDNGICKKVFEAKVMGAATPFVTALNYESIKKTVTITAENPPMNNTPSTLEYSLDGGITWQDSNVFTNLLDNTNYTVLVRRVGTHCVGSLEFFTLQINNIITPNEDGINDVLDLKALGDFKNFTGSIYDRYGVEMFRFSKENPVWDGTVSGKRLPTATYWYKFNFEYPKSKAQMNWSGWIMLKNRN from the coding sequence ATGAGAAGATATCTACCGCTTTGTTTATTTTTTTTAGTCATCTCGACTTTTTTATTTTCACAAAACCTGCCACCACGAAAACACGCCAAAGAAACACCCTCAAATCTGTCTGCAAGAGCTGGTGCTTTTATTGATGTGAATGCTCCGCAGTATCCTGAAACCGCTTACACTATTGAAAAAATGGTTAAAGATGTATTGATCTCCTCCGGGACCAATACCTGCCTTACTCCCAATGTAACCAATGTAAAAATTACTCCTAACCACGCTGCAAGTGAGGCAAACAGAGCATGGGGATATTTTCATAAGGCTGCAACCAATTTCCCTTTTAAAGACGGGCTTATTCTTTCCACAGGGTATGCAAGAAGAGCTGGTAATACTTTTGAAGGCGGTTTGAGTGATGTTAACGGTGGAGGTTCAGATGCTGATCTTGCACAGGTAATCGGGGTTGTGGAAAGCAGACTGAATGATGCCGTTCTTTTGGAGTTTGACTTCGTTCCAACAACTTCTCAGATCAAATTTAATTACCTTATTGCATCAGAAGAATATACTGGATCTTTCCCTTGTACCTTTGCAGATGCATTTGCCATCTTGTTGAGACCTACTTCAGGTGGACCTTATGTGAATATGGCTGTACTTCCGGGAGGTGCAGGTCCGGTAAGTATTACCAATATCCACCCTGCAATCGGAACCAGTTGTGGTGCGGTAAACGAGCAGTATTTTGCCGGTTACAACACAGGTAACGTTGAAACCAACTTTAACGGAAGAACAATTCCATTGACTGCCACAGCAACAGTAGTGGCAGGACAGGAATACCATTTCAAAATGGTAATTGCTGATTACAGTGACCATAGTTATGATTCTGCTGTATTCCTTGAAGGAGGATCTTTCAATATCGGGGTAGACCTTTTAGATCCTGCAGGAACAAAACTGCCTTCAGATATTAATGTATGTGATAATGTACCTCAGGTCATTACAGCTTCTGTAAATGATCCTAACCTTGTATACCAGTGGTTTTTTAATGGAGCACCAATCCCGAATGCTACAACCAATACCATTACTGCAATACAGCCTGGTACTTATACAATCGAAGTAAGTGTTCCTGGTAATCCATGTCCGGGTAAAGCTTCAATCCAGATTCACGGAGGAACAACACCTCAGGCTCAGGATGCTACATTACTGCTTTGTACCACACCGGATATTACTACTTTCGATTTAAGTACAATTATGCCTACCATCAGCCCAACGCCTGGAGCAATCTTTAAATTTTATGAAAATCAGGCGGATGCTGTTGCACAGAATAACAACTATATCCAGACACCTTTAAATTATAATGGTAACGATGGCCAGATTCTGTATGTTCTTGTTTCCAATGGAGGATTCTGTAGCAAAATTGTAGAATTGACATTGCAGAAAGAAGCAACACCAACCGCTAAAGTGAAATCTTCGAGAATAAAAATCTGTCCGGGAGAATCTGTAACCCTTACGGCTGAAGGAGGAGATACGTATCTTTGGAGCAATTTCATGGGAACAGGGAATATGCAGACGGTTACTCTATATCAGACTACAACATTTACAGTATATGCGATTGGGGCAAAAGGATGTAAATCTCTTAATCCGGCAACGATCAGAATTGAAGTGACACCGGAAATTACCTCTACATTAAAAGACGTTGAAATGTGTGTCGGTGATGTTGTCACTCTGGATGCAGGAGCCGGTGATGGTTATAAATATCTTTGGAGTACAGGTGCTACAACACGGAAAATTGATGTAGACCAATGGGGAATCTACTCAGTAGAAATTGATAATGGTATCTGTAAGAAAGTTTTTGAAGCCAAAGTAATGGGGGCAGCAACTCCTTTTGTTACTGCATTAAATTATGAAAGCATCAAAAAAACAGTAACAATTACAGCTGAAAACCCGCCAATGAACAATACACCAAGCACTTTGGAATATTCTCTTGATGGTGGTATCACATGGCAGGATTCAAATGTATTTACGAATCTTTTAGACAATACAAACTATACTGTTTTGGTAAGAAGAGTAGGTACGCATTGTGTGGGATCTCTTGAATTCTTTACATTGCAGATCAACAATATCATTACGCCAAACGAAGATGGAATTAACGATGTATTGGATCTTAAGGCTCTTGGAGACTTTAAAAACTTTACGGGTTCTATCTATGACAGATATGGAGTGGAAATGTTCAGGTTCTCAAAAGAAAATCCAGTCTGGGACGGAACGGTAAGTGGTAAGAGACTTCCTACAGCAACATACTGGTATAAGTTCAATTTTGAATATCCGAAATCAAAAGCTCAGATGAACTGGTCAGGATGGATCATGCTGAAAAACAGAAACTAA